In Colletotrichum higginsianum IMI 349063 chromosome 1, whole genome shotgun sequence, the DNA window TTCGTGCCTCTTCCATATCAAAACATGGCACCCTATGACTTCATCGCACAGCAAGATATCCGAGATGCCCGGTTGGCGTTCGCTCGCAGTCTCGTCGAAGCAAAGGACGACATCGTGGCTTTCGTCGACGAGAGACTCGGCTGGAACAGAACAGCGAGGTACAACGGCTTCCTCAAGGGATCGTTCAACATCAGCCTGATTGTGAAGCGTCATGACAGCGAAGAGCACGTCGTCATCCGCTTCCCCGTCCCAGGCAACATACACAAGCCTTGGCGAGACGAAAAAGTCTAGAACGAGGTCATGGTTATGAGATGCCTTCGCGACCTGACCAGCATTCCGGTTCCCCTCGTGCGAGACTGGGGCCTCACCGACGACAACCCAGAGTGCTTGAGACCATTCATCATTATGGATCCCGTCCAAGGGCAGGACTTGAGCGATCTCCTGCAATAGCCGACTGAGCACCAAGAAGACGCCATTGTTCTCGATCCAGACATGAACAACGCAAGACTCGATTTCGTCTATGAGCAGGTCGCAGGCTTCATGCTGCAGCTTTCGCGCCTGTCCTTCTCGcgcatcggcgccgtctctCGAAACGAAACGTCTGGCCAGTGGGATGTTGTTACCAGACGACCCCTGACGTACGACATGAACGAGCTCGTCACTCTCGGCGGCTGTCCCGCTGACCGTCTCCCCGAATCAGCTGCGCCGTTCGACCGCGCCAGTCGTTTCTTCTGCGCCTGCTCACAGTCCCTCCAAGTACATCTTGAGGTCCAGCGCAATATTGCCGGCAACGATGAGGCCCTGGCCTGGAGCCAGTTCGTCGCTCGCCGTCAACTGCCACACATGCCAATACCGGTGAGGAGACTGGGCCGTTCCGGCTCTTCTGCGACGACCTGCGGCCTACCAACATGCTTGTTGATCCGGAAACGCTTCGGATAACCGCGGTCCTCGACCTAGAGTTCACCAACGCTATGCCGGCGCAGTTCGCCGAGGACGTACCCTGGTGGTTGTTGCTCCAACACCCGGCCGTGTgggtcggcgagggcaagCTTGAAGAGTTCCTGTCCCTCTTCCAGCCGCGGAAAGAGCAGTTCCTTCGCGCCATCGAGCGCGTCGAGGCCACGTCAACGTtagcggcggcggaggaggaggcgagtCTCTCGTCCCGGATGCGAGACTCCTGGGACAACGGGCGTTTTTGGTTCAACCTCGCGTCTCGGAGCAGCTTCGACGTGGACGAGATTTACTGGGCGGTCTTGCATCAAGATGGTGTTTCTGTGGGTGAGTCGGACAGCCAGGCGCTGCAGGAGAAAGAGGCCTTCCTGCGGCGGAAGAAAGCTCAGTTTAACGAGTAtagaagagagaaggaaagcGACGAGCGCTTCGATGTTTAGTAACAGCTGCGCAGCTGGCCACTCGTCAGCTTCATCGGGTTTGCTGACCTGTCCGCGAGAATACGTCCCTCTTGGGgtgtcacacacacacacacacacaagcacacacacacacacacacacacacacacaagcacACAAACACGCAATACAACCACGCCAACCCACGGTAACGAGAGAACGTAAagcaggggaagggggtATACCCAGAACCTAATGCGTCGGAAAATACGTACTATAGAAACGCAGTATTAACTCACAGCCGCCGCCCTATCAACTAGCATTCTTATGAGAGATTGAAACAAAATATTTGATAGGTTCTTAATGTAGTTATTCCCCGTGCAAGCGTCGTTTGTATGCAGGAGGTACGCACACATATTTCACGCGCACAGACCAGATCTAAGTCTTATATAATTACCTGTTCCGACCACTGCGTTGATCATTGTGTTCtgtctccttttcttttctgtaCACAATATGGCAGAAGAGCGGGAAGTGATCATCATTGAGCGATACTGCCCACCCGGGGTAAAAAGCATCATCGCTGCCGGAGGTAGCTCTTTCATTGGAGAAGTCGACGATTACACCGTATTCAAATATCCCCTTCGAGCAGGTGACGAGTTGACTCTCAACCGACTGGACACGGAGAGACAACTACTCGATGTCGTTGGACCCCACGAGCGCATCATCCAACTGAAGGGTTTTTCCGAAACGGGCCTCTACCTAGAGCGCGCCGTGAACGGCTCTGTGGCCCAGCATCTCGAATCTGCGAACCCGCCCCCGATGCAACGACGACTGTCTTGGTGCCGCGAAGCTGTCGAGGCGGTGGCCTGGGTTCACACGAAGGGGGTCTTCCACTGCGATATCAACCCAAGAAACCTACTGCTCGACAGCGACTTTCACGTCAAGCTAGCCGACTTTCAAGGGCAGCAGCTATCGCCGGACGGGTCGGGGACGGTGCTGCTCGACGGCTGCAGTAGCGAGTCCACCCGGTTCTTCTGCCCCCGGGAGGACGAGTTCAACGGGGACGTCAGGACGGAGCTCTTCGCGCTGGGATGCACGATTTACCATATTATCATGGGCCACCCTGTCTACCCTGACATTGTGGATGGGGAAGATGGATGGCACGAAAAAGTTCAAAGCAGGTTCAGGGACAAAAAATTTCCAAGCGACTTGCCCATCTGCTCTGAAATAGCCTGGAAGTGCTGGCTGGGTGAATACGGCTCTGCGGACGAACTCTTGTTGGACATGGTGGCTGTTGAACCTGCTTGTACCGAGGCATAGCGAAGACGGACAGGCAGTGACAGTGCGTGCTTTGGACTTGGTGCGATCTTTGGACTTGGTGCGATGGGAGTGATGATGAACGAGACAATTTCAACCAATGTCGGATGAGTGGTTTTGTGTGTTGAGAGACTTGTGATAGAGTAGCCTAAATGGCGCAGCGAATGTCCAAGTACATGGCTGGCTCTTGTCTATGCCATGCCGGATCATCTAGCCCACCTGACCTTGAACCAGGGCTGGTTGACGGCTGTGACCGGTCAGAAGTATACCGCTCACTGAAACAGGCGTTCCTCGAAGCAGGTGCTGAGACCTGCAGAGACTGCGAAGTGGGATAG includes these proteins:
- a CDS encoding phosphotransferase — protein: MNNARLDFVYEQVAGFMLQLSRLSFSRIGAVSRNETSGQWDVVTRRPLTYDMNELVTLGGCPADRLPESAAPFDRASRFFCACSQSLQVHLEVQRNIAGNDEALAWSQFVARRQLPHMPIPTGPFRLFCDDLRPTNMLVDPETLRITAVLDLEFTNAMPAQFAEDVPWWLLLQHPAVWVGEGKLEEFLSLFQPRKEQFLRAIERVEATSTLAAAEEEASLSSRMRDSWDNGRFWFNLASRSSFDVDEIYWAVLHQDGVSVGESDSQALQEKEAFLRRKKAQFNEYRREKESDERFDV
- a CDS encoding Serine threonine protein kinase, which gives rise to MAEEREVIIIERYCPPGVKSIIAAGGSSFIGEVDDYTVFKYPLRAGDELTLNRLDTERQLLDVVGPHERIIQLKGFSETGLYLERAVNGSVAQHLESANPPPMQRRLSWCREAVEAVAWVHTKGVFHCDINPRNLLLDSDFHVKLADFQGQQLSPDGSGTVLLDGCSSESTRFFCPREDEFNGDVRTELFALGCTIYHIIMGHPVYPDIVDGEDGWHEKVQSRFRDKKFPSDLPICSEIAWKCWLGEYGSADELLLDMVAVEPACTEA